DNA sequence from the Treponema sp. OMZ 838 genome:
TTTTTCGGCAATAATGATCGTTGTGTTTATTGCATTCTCGATGATCACCGGCGCATCCTTATTTTTTAATATGGTGTTGAATGCCGTGTTTGCAGCGTTTATACTTGCACCGTTTTTTGTGTATATGGCAATGAAGGTCAATAAGCCGGGCGTAGTTCTTATTTATAATACGCTGCATGCTGTTTTAACAACCGTCTTTATGGGGCCGTTTATGTTCCCTTGGTTTTTTGTCGGCGGAATTATCGGCGAACTTTCCATGTGGGGTAAAGACAGCTACCGGAACTGCAAGCGAATTACCATAGCGTGGATTATTACTTCACTTACACGAGCCACACACGGTATGAGCGAAATTTGGTTTTTCTATGATGCTTTTGTAAAGACCGGTGTTTCGAAGGAACAAATAGATATACAGACACAATACTATACCGATCCTAAATGGGTTGCAATCTCATTAATCCTTACCGTTATTGCTGCAATGCTCGGTTGCTATATCGGCAATAAAATGCTTAAAAAACATTTTATAAAAACAGGGTTGTTAAATTAGGTATGGATTTCCGTACTAAATTGGCGATATTCTTTTGTACGGTATTTTTGGTATCGGTTATTTCCAAGAATACCGTATTTTTCTGTTTAATCGGTTTATTGGCAGCGTATGGCGTTTTTCAAAAACACTATCACAGTATATTCCGCTGCGTTTTTGTTTTATTCATTGTCGAAACAATACAGCTTATTTCAAAGGGTAACGGATTAGGCACACTGCTGCCGGAAATGTTTTTATTTATTATCACTCGAATGATCGCTGTGCTTATATCGGTTATTCCAATCATTAAAACACCGCCGGGAGAATTGACCGCTGTTATAAACAAATTGAAAATCAATAGAAATATTGCGTTGTCTTTTATTTTTATGATGCGTTTTTTTCCGATTATCGGAAATGAATTTAAAGAGATTATCGAGTCCTTAAAATTGCGCGGATTATTTACCTTAACAAAACCGTTGCAAACAATGGAATATGTCTTTATCCCAATGATGTTTTCCGCTTCTAAAACGGCGGAAGAATTAGCTGCTGCTGCGGAAGTACGAGGAATATCCGCTGCCGGAGTACACACCTCTAAGCGGGCTATCGTATTTACCGCTGTCGATTGGGCTATCACACTGATCGCTCTTGTTATATCCGTGGGATTATATTATTGGGAGCTGCATTAAAAATGATTACATTAGATCATATCTACTATGCATATCCGCAATCGTCAAAAGAAAATCTTGATGATATAACGATGGAGATACAAGATGGAGAGGCTGTCGCTTTAATCGGATTGAGCGGATGCGGAAAAACAACGATAACACGAATCCTCAACGGGCTTGCCTATACATTTTTTTCGGGAAAAATGGGCGGCAGTATATCGATTAACGGTATCGACACGACTAAAAAGGAATTATATGAGATAGGACGAATGGTCGGTTCTATTTTTCAAAATCCAAAAAGTCAGTTTTTTGCAGAAGTTGTAGAAGATGAAATTGCATTCGGCTTGGAGAATTACGGTATCGAACGTACCGAAATTGTCAAGCGTATTACCGACTCTCTACGTATGATTAACGGCGAAACGTTACGAACAAGAAATCTGTTTCAGCTTTCAAGCGGAGAAAGACAGAAAGTCGCGATTGCATCAATTAATGCACTTGATCCGCCGGTCTATGTATTTGATGAGCCTTCTGCAAATCTTGATATGGCAAGTGTGGAAGCGCTAAAACGATTAATGGCTTTGTTAAAAAAGAAAGGAAAAACGCTTATCGTTTCCGAACATCGAATCTACTATCTCAAAGATATCATCGATCGGTATTATTACATAGAAGACGGAAAAATTATCCGCTGCTATACAAAGGAAATATTTGAACATTCACCGGTTGAATTTTTTCAGCAACAGGGCTTACGCTTATATTCCCTTGACTGTATTGAACCGCACGGGCAAACAATATCCGGAACACGGCGCCTGAAAATCGATAACATCTCTTTTTCATACAACAGACAATCGTTACTGAAAAATTTAAGCTATTGTTTTATGAGTGGCACGATATACGGCATCATCGGCGGTAACGGCGCCGGTAAAAGCACCTTCGCAAAAGTACTGAGCGGATTGCTGCGTGAAAAACACGGCAGTATTTCTTCGTGCGGAAAAGACAGCTGCAATGACATAAAACTCAACAGCCGTACACGGAGGAAAATAATATACTATTTGTCAAATAACTTTGACAGTAATCTTTTTGAAGTTTCCGCTGCAGA
Encoded proteins:
- a CDS encoding MptD family putative ECF transporter S component: MSNRLSVKDLATIGIFSAIMIVVFIAFSMITGASLFFNMVLNAVFAAFILAPFFVYMAMKVNKPGVVLIYNTLHAVLTTVFMGPFMFPWFFVGGIIGELSMWGKDSYRNCKRITIAWIITSLTRATHGMSEIWFFYDAFVKTGVSKEQIDIQTQYYTDPKWVAISLILTVIAAMLGCYIGNKMLKKHFIKTGLLN
- a CDS encoding energy-coupling factor transporter transmembrane protein EcfT, which translates into the protein MDFRTKLAIFFCTVFLVSVISKNTVFFCLIGLLAAYGVFQKHYHSIFRCVFVLFIVETIQLISKGNGLGTLLPEMFLFIITRMIAVLISVIPIIKTPPGELTAVINKLKINRNIALSFIFMMRFFPIIGNEFKEIIESLKLRGLFTLTKPLQTMEYVFIPMMFSASKTAEELAAAAEVRGISAAGVHTSKRAIVFTAVDWAITLIALVISVGLYYWELH
- a CDS encoding ABC transporter ATP-binding protein, with product MITLDHIYYAYPQSSKENLDDITMEIQDGEAVALIGLSGCGKTTITRILNGLAYTFFSGKMGGSISINGIDTTKKELYEIGRMVGSIFQNPKSQFFAEVVEDEIAFGLENYGIERTEIVKRITDSLRMINGETLRTRNLFQLSSGERQKVAIASINALDPPVYVFDEPSANLDMASVEALKRLMALLKKKGKTLIVSEHRIYYLKDIIDRYYYIEDGKIIRCYTKEIFEHSPVEFFQQQGLRLYSLDCIEPHGQTISGTRRLKIDNISFSYNRQSLLKNLSYCFMSGTIYGIIGGNGAGKSTFAKVLSGLLREKHGSISSCGKDSCNDIKLNSRTRRKIIYYLSNNFDSNLFEVSAAEELRLNAPAADTAEILKDYRLDTVAETHPQILSGGQKQRLAIAAASLLKRDVYIFDEPTSGLDGKNMRLIADKMRELQAQDKIVIVISHDYEFLMEICSIVLHLNGNSFTEYTAASDKEKILKILQQE